Proteins encoded in a region of the Terriglobales bacterium genome:
- the alr gene encoding alanine racemase: MRPTWAEVSLTALRHNFRTVQQYVAPKATVCAVVKADAYGHGAVECAHAMEKEGAVWFGVTSVDEGVRLRQGGITGRILILTGFWRGEEEAVARYDLTPTIWDWNHIELLEDIAEKLKLGPHDALPVHLKVDTGMSRLGVAIADLPALAEVLREARHVVLEGLFTHLASADVIDAPDTNAQIRRFDDAVTAVVESGLSPVYYHMANSAALATRPETWKNMVRPGLSLYGYYLPFASVVSGSPDPSYELPVKPALTWKTRILQVREVGAGQPLGYHGAYVTQAPARIAVIPVGYADGLNRQLSSRGRVIVRHDYASIVGNIAMDLTLIDITGIPGVEVGDEVMLLGESGHHAISAWDIASLTGTIPYEVLCGISDRVPRKYVE; the protein is encoded by the coding sequence ATGCGCCCCACCTGGGCCGAGGTGTCGCTGACCGCGCTGCGGCACAACTTCCGCACGGTGCAGCAGTATGTGGCGCCCAAGGCCACGGTGTGCGCCGTGGTCAAGGCCGACGCCTACGGCCACGGGGCGGTGGAGTGCGCCCACGCCATGGAAAAGGAGGGCGCGGTCTGGTTCGGCGTGACCTCGGTGGATGAAGGCGTGCGCCTGCGCCAGGGCGGCATCACCGGCCGCATCCTCATCCTGACCGGCTTCTGGCGCGGCGAGGAAGAGGCCGTGGCCCGCTACGACCTCACCCCCACCATCTGGGACTGGAACCACATCGAATTGCTCGAGGACATCGCCGAGAAGCTCAAGCTCGGCCCCCACGACGCCCTCCCCGTGCACCTCAAGGTGGATACGGGGATGTCGCGGCTGGGGGTGGCGATCGCCGACCTTCCCGCCCTGGCCGAGGTGCTGCGCGAGGCCCGCCACGTGGTGCTGGAGGGCCTGTTCACCCACCTGGCCTCCGCCGACGTCATCGATGCTCCCGACACCAACGCCCAGATCCGCCGCTTCGACGACGCCGTGACCGCGGTGGTCGAGAGCGGCCTCTCCCCCGTCTACTACCACATGGCCAACAGCGCAGCCCTGGCCACCCGCCCCGAGACCTGGAAGAACATGGTGCGCCCCGGCCTCTCGCTTTACGGCTACTACCTGCCCTTCGCCTCGGTGGTGAGCGGTTCCCCCGACCCCTCCTACGAGCTGCCGGTCAAGCCTGCACTCACCTGGAAGACGCGCATCCTGCAGGTGCGCGAGGTGGGCGCCGGCCAGCCCCTGGGCTACCACGGCGCCTACGTCACCCAGGCCCCGGCGCGCATCGCCGTCATCCCCGTGGGCTACGCCGACGGGCTCAACCGCCAGCTCTCCTCGCGCGGCCGCGTCATCGTGCGCCACGACTACGCTTCCATCGTGGGCAACATCGCCATGGACCTCACCCTCATCGACATCACCGGCATCCCCGGGGTGGAGGTGGGCGACGAGGTGATGCTGCTGGGCGAGAGCGGCCACCATGCCATCTCCGCCTGGGACATCGCCAGCCTCACCGGCACCATCCCCTACGAGGTGCTGTGCGGCATCTCCGACCGCGTGCCCCGGAAGTACGTGGAGTAG
- a CDS encoding enoyl-CoA hydratase/isomerase family protein has protein sequence MATTAGSEAAQGYKLIKFDTSTYVARLTLNHPPYNVLTIPLMTEMAEAIESLNGRGDMKCILLEAGQFPNVPQKTFSAGISLEDSKPDRVFQTLDAFNRVFQALAEVSKPLIVVVNGAAIGAGSELVAFGDVVIATPAARFAQPEVKMGVFPPFAAVMLPQLIGPKKTYELILTGNPLTAEDALHLGFVNRVVPEAELKKAVDDILVKIGEFSGPVLEMTKQVIGSSLGLPLKDAMKKSQDIYLNQLMALEDVQEGLRAVLEKRKPVWKNK, from the coding sequence ATGGCAACCACCGCCGGCAGCGAGGCCGCGCAGGGCTACAAGCTCATCAAGTTCGATACCTCCACGTACGTGGCGCGGCTCACCCTGAACCACCCGCCCTACAACGTGCTCACCATCCCCCTGATGACGGAGATGGCGGAGGCCATCGAGAGCCTGAACGGGCGCGGAGACATGAAGTGCATCCTGCTGGAGGCGGGGCAGTTCCCCAACGTCCCGCAGAAGACCTTCTCCGCCGGCATCTCGCTGGAGGACTCCAAGCCGGACCGCGTCTTCCAGACCCTGGACGCCTTCAACCGCGTCTTCCAGGCGCTGGCCGAGGTTTCGAAGCCCCTCATCGTGGTGGTGAACGGGGCGGCCATCGGGGCGGGCTCGGAGCTGGTGGCCTTCGGGGACGTGGTCATCGCCACGCCGGCGGCGCGCTTCGCGCAGCCCGAGGTCAAGATGGGCGTCTTCCCGCCCTTCGCCGCGGTCATGCTGCCGCAGCTCATCGGGCCCAAGAAGACCTACGAGCTCATCCTCACCGGCAACCCGCTGACCGCGGAGGATGCTCTGCACCTGGGCTTCGTCAACCGGGTGGTGCCGGAGGCGGAGCTGAAGAAGGCGGTGGACGACATCCTGGTCAAGATCGGGGAGTTCAGCGGGCCGGTGCTGGAGATGACCAAGCAGGTGATCGGCAGTTCCCTCGGCCTGCCCCTCAAGGACGCCATGAAGAAGTCGCAGGACATCTACCTCAACCAGCTCATGGCCCTGGAGGACGTGCAGGAGGGCCTGCGCGCGGTGCTGGAAAAACGCAAGCCGGTGTGGAAGAACAAATAG
- a CDS encoding alpha/beta hydrolase family protein produces the protein MRKRYQRWMYDWETRLTTRDTNRVVRPFEWGLEWARAWPGVDGRLPAGEPLAGSFRALNRALVAESDRFFAYRTPADFRLERHVPAHFTARDGRAGLGDAKRKAPYLRFTSPVPSPYEENNTVSARWFPARGRRAVVLLPQWNSDAEGHNALGKLLNLAGIAALRMSMPYHDVRMPRELERADYAVSSNLARTIDAARQAVIEARCCLDWLQQQGYTNLGILGTSLGSCYAFIAAAHDPRLRVCAFNHASTYFADVVWTGQSTRHIRAGVEEAITRDELRDCWLAISPMAYFDKFQRFPRKSLIVYATYDLTFLPEFSRQVVAEFERRKLEHEVAVLPCGHYTTGESPFKYVDAYKLISFFRRSF, from the coding sequence ATGCGCAAGCGTTATCAGCGATGGATGTACGACTGGGAGACGCGTCTCACCACGCGCGACACCAACCGCGTGGTCCGTCCCTTCGAATGGGGGTTGGAGTGGGCGCGCGCCTGGCCGGGAGTGGACGGGCGGCTGCCCGCCGGCGAGCCGCTCGCCGGATCCTTCCGCGCTCTCAACCGCGCGCTGGTGGCTGAGAGCGACCGCTTCTTCGCCTATCGCACCCCCGCCGACTTCCGCCTGGAGCGCCACGTCCCCGCGCATTTCACCGCGCGCGATGGGCGCGCCGGCCTGGGCGACGCCAAACGCAAGGCGCCTTACTTGCGCTTCACCTCGCCGGTCCCAAGCCCTTACGAGGAAAACAACACGGTGAGTGCGCGCTGGTTCCCGGCGCGCGGGCGCCGCGCCGTGGTCCTGCTGCCGCAGTGGAACTCCGACGCCGAGGGTCACAACGCCCTGGGCAAGCTGCTCAACCTGGCCGGCATCGCCGCGCTGCGCATGTCCATGCCCTATCACGACGTGCGCATGCCGCGCGAGCTGGAGCGCGCCGACTACGCCGTCAGCTCCAACCTGGCCCGCACCATCGACGCCGCCCGCCAGGCGGTCATCGAGGCGCGCTGCTGCCTCGACTGGCTTCAGCAGCAGGGCTACACCAACCTCGGCATCCTGGGCACCAGCCTGGGCTCCTGCTACGCCTTCATCGCTGCCGCCCACGATCCCCGCCTGCGCGTCTGCGCCTTCAATCACGCCTCCACCTACTTCGCCGACGTGGTATGGACCGGGCAGTCCACCCGCCACATCCGCGCCGGAGTGGAAGAGGCCATCACCCGCGACGAGCTGCGCGACTGCTGGCTGGCCATCAGCCCCATGGCCTACTTCGACAAGTTCCAGCGCTTCCCCCGGAAGTCGCTCATCGTCTACGCCACCTACGACCTCACCTTCCTGCCCGAGTTCTCCCGCCAGGTGGTGGCCGAGTTCGAGCGCCGCAAGCTCGAGCACGAGGTCGCCGTCCTGCCCTGCGGCCACTACACCACCGGCGAGAGCCCCTTCAAGTACGTCGACGCCTACAAGCTGATCTCGTTCTTCCGGCGCTCGTTCTAG
- a CDS encoding glycosyltransferase family 1 protein — protein MKIAFDIRRIADFGVGTYIRNVVRTLATLDAANQYLLLGQEAHFRALGSLPESFSHLPYDLPESSPRNLWEFSAALKRVGCDLVHVPHLAGLPQRFPCRYVVTVHDLLAYMVAWQSGSAWRRALNFRFTRRLLRRAGRVLAVSHFTKSEIERYFRLPAEQVEVVYNAIDERFQRGHASDADRRFIAERYQVQHPFLLYAGNIKPHKNIVRIIEAFSALKGELQKEGKFEDLKLIIIGDELSQHPDLRRTVIRSGVQNDVRFLGFVPIEVLRIFYDAAKIFVFPSLYEGFGLPPLEAMAHGTPVVTSNSSSLPEVVGSAAVLVNPENVFEIRNALQRVLLDQELRERLKQRGYEQAGRYSWELSARRILQVYEEVGRQAKSRAAAA, from the coding sequence GTGAAGATCGCCTTCGACATCCGCCGCATCGCCGACTTCGGTGTCGGCACCTATATCCGCAACGTGGTGCGCACCCTGGCGACTTTGGATGCCGCCAACCAGTACCTGCTGCTCGGCCAGGAGGCGCACTTCCGCGCCCTGGGCAGCCTGCCCGAGAGCTTCTCGCATCTGCCCTATGACCTGCCCGAAAGCTCGCCCCGCAACCTGTGGGAGTTTTCCGCGGCGCTCAAGCGCGTGGGCTGCGACCTGGTGCACGTGCCCCACCTGGCGGGCCTGCCGCAGCGCTTTCCCTGCCGCTACGTGGTGACGGTGCACGACCTGCTGGCCTACATGGTGGCCTGGCAGAGCGGCTCCGCCTGGCGCCGCGCCCTCAACTTCCGCTTCACCCGCCGCCTGCTGCGCCGCGCCGGGCGCGTGCTCGCCGTCTCCCACTTCACCAAGAGCGAGATCGAGCGCTACTTCCGGCTGCCCGCGGAGCAGGTCGAGGTGGTCTACAACGCCATCGACGAGCGCTTCCAGCGCGGCCACGCCAGCGACGCCGACCGCCGCTTCATCGCCGAGCGCTACCAGGTGCAGCATCCCTTCCTGCTCTACGCCGGCAACATCAAGCCGCACAAGAACATCGTGCGCATCATCGAGGCCTTCTCCGCGCTCAAGGGCGAACTCCAGAAGGAAGGGAAGTTCGAGGACCTGAAGCTCATCATCATCGGCGACGAACTCTCCCAGCACCCCGACCTGCGCCGCACCGTCATCCGCAGCGGGGTGCAGAACGACGTGCGCTTCCTTGGCTTCGTGCCCATCGAGGTGCTGCGCATCTTCTACGACGCCGCCAAGATCTTCGTCTTCCCCTCGCTCTACGAGGGCTTCGGGCTGCCCCCGCTGGAGGCCATGGCCCACGGTACCCCGGTGGTGACCTCCAACTCCTCCTCGCTGCCCGAGGTGGTGGGCAGCGCCGCCGTGCTGGTCAACCCCGAGAACGTCTTCGAGATCCGCAACGCCCTGCAGCGCGTGCTGCTCGACCAGGAACTGCGCGAGCGCCTGAAGCAACGCGGCTACGAGCAGGCCGGACGCTACTCCTGGGAACTCTCCGCCCGCCGCATCCTGCAGGTCTATGAAGAGGTCGGCCGCCAGGCCAAGTCCCGCGCCGCCGCCGCGTGA
- the rpiB gene encoding ribose 5-phosphate isomerase B, which translates to MKIAIGADHAGFELKEKIRQRLAAQGISMDDQGTNSTDSVDYPDYARKVGEEVARRQADLGILVCGSGIGMAMAANKVPGIRAANVTSEQEAQLSREHNDANVLALGARFLDEQKAFSIVDAWLKASFAGGRHQRRVDKIAEIEREEARAAND; encoded by the coding sequence ATGAAGATCGCCATCGGCGCCGACCACGCCGGCTTCGAGCTCAAGGAGAAGATCCGCCAGCGCCTGGCCGCCCAGGGCATCAGCATGGACGACCAGGGCACGAACTCCACCGACTCGGTGGACTACCCCGACTACGCCCGCAAGGTGGGTGAAGAGGTGGCGCGCCGCCAGGCCGACCTCGGCATCCTGGTGTGCGGGAGCGGCATCGGCATGGCCATGGCGGCCAACAAGGTCCCGGGCATCCGCGCCGCCAACGTCACCAGCGAGCAGGAAGCGCAGTTGAGCCGCGAGCACAACGACGCCAACGTGCTGGCCCTGGGCGCTCGCTTCCTCGACGAGCAGAAGGCTTTCTCCATCGTGGACGCCTGGCTCAAGGCCTCGTTCGCCGGGGGCCGCCACCAGCGCCGCGTCGACAAGATCGCCGAGATCGAGCGCGAAGAGGCCCGCGCCGCCAACGACTGA
- a CDS encoding NAD(P)/FAD-dependent oxidoreductase, whose product MAAARVVIVGGGFGGLYAAKALARLPVSITLVDRKNHHTFQPLLYQVATAALSPADIASPIRGILRRERNVEVLLGEVTGFDLAARRVLCRDFNLDFDYLLVAAGVRHAYFGHDDWEPLAPGLKTLEDALEIRRRVLLAFEMAEREAATGAPLTPLNFTIVGAGPTGVELAGALSEIARRALMKNFRSIDPARARILLLEAGPRILPTYPEELSRSAQQQLERLGVEVRTNCKVTAVEPRGLRLGDALLPSAVNLWAAGVQASPLGAALGGELDRAGRVRVQADLSLPGHPEVFVIGDLAACSDEHGRPLPGVAPVAIQQGRAVAENLRREFRGQLRRPFHYVDRGNLATVGRAAAVADFGRLRLTGFPAWVTWLTVHILWLIGFRNRLLVGIQWAWSYLTYQRGIRLITGPTDLPGRGPSV is encoded by the coding sequence ATGGCGGCGGCGCGCGTGGTCATCGTCGGAGGCGGGTTCGGCGGGCTCTACGCCGCCAAGGCCCTGGCCCGCCTGCCCGTTTCCATCACCCTGGTGGACCGCAAGAACCACCACACCTTCCAGCCGCTGCTCTACCAGGTAGCCACCGCGGCGCTCTCTCCCGCCGACATCGCCTCGCCCATCCGCGGCATCCTGCGCCGCGAGCGCAACGTGGAGGTGCTGCTGGGCGAGGTCACCGGCTTCGACCTCGCCGCCCGCCGCGTCCTCTGCCGCGACTTCAACCTCGACTTCGACTACCTCCTGGTCGCCGCCGGCGTCCGCCACGCCTACTTCGGCCACGACGACTGGGAGCCGCTGGCCCCCGGCCTGAAGACCCTGGAGGACGCGCTCGAGATCCGCCGCCGCGTGCTGCTGGCCTTCGAGATGGCGGAGCGCGAGGCCGCCACCGGCGCGCCTCTCACCCCGCTCAACTTCACCATCGTGGGCGCGGGACCGACGGGAGTCGAGCTGGCGGGAGCGCTCTCCGAGATCGCGCGCCGCGCCCTGATGAAGAACTTCCGCTCTATCGATCCGGCGCGCGCCCGCATCCTGCTGCTTGAGGCGGGGCCGCGCATCCTGCCCACCTATCCCGAGGAGCTGTCGCGCAGCGCGCAGCAGCAGCTCGAGCGCCTGGGCGTGGAGGTGCGCACCAACTGCAAGGTCACCGCGGTCGAGCCCCGCGGGCTGCGCTTGGGCGATGCCCTCCTGCCTTCGGCGGTGAACCTGTGGGCGGCGGGGGTGCAGGCCTCGCCGCTGGGCGCGGCGCTGGGCGGGGAGTTGGACCGCGCCGGGCGCGTGCGCGTACAAGCCGACCTCTCCCTGCCCGGGCATCCCGAGGTCTTCGTCATCGGCGATCTGGCCGCTTGCAGCGACGAGCATGGCCGGCCGCTGCCCGGCGTCGCCCCCGTGGCCATCCAGCAGGGAAGAGCGGTGGCGGAGAACCTCCGCCGCGAGTTCCGCGGCCAGCTCCGCCGCCCCTTCCACTACGTGGACCGTGGCAACCTGGCCACCGTGGGGCGCGCCGCCGCCGTCGCCGACTTCGGACGCCTGCGCCTCACCGGCTTCCCGGCCTGGGTGACCTGGCTGACGGTGCACATCCTGTGGCTCATCGGCTTCCGCAACCGATTACTGGTCGGCATCCAGTGGGCGTGGTCGTACCTCACCTACCAGCGCGGCATCCGCCTCATCACCGGCCCCACCGACCTGCCCGGCCGGGGGCCTTCGGTATAA
- a CDS encoding ABC transporter permease gives MNVLEAIRIALQSLWANKLRSVLTLLGVVIGVAAVIAVVTFVNGINRYVAEKIFNLGADVFIVNKTPNVITDIETFLETQKRKDLTLEDYQVLRDTCKSCMILGASTNTSDGHVKYGQQSSSDTGVRGWTPSMGRIYDLELVEGRGITESDMDTATRVVVIGNDIVENLMAGTDPIGKEIRVDGNAYTVVGVAKKQGKTLGQSRDNWVMMPITTWQRQYGAHTPMRIWGKAYGVGAGLDRALDEVRVILRGRRHDLPGKPDSFEIETNQSFLSLWASISENFFAVTIALASISLIIGGIVIMNIMLVSVTERTREIGIRKALGARRRDVMAQFLIESSTMALVGGLLGILLGILVAKTVTLLIGMPSAIALWAVLAGVIVSTSVGVFFGVYPARRAADLDPIVALRFEL, from the coding sequence ATGAACGTCCTGGAAGCCATCCGCATCGCCCTGCAGTCGCTGTGGGCGAACAAGCTGCGCTCGGTGCTCACCCTGCTGGGGGTGGTGATCGGCGTAGCGGCGGTCATCGCCGTGGTCACCTTCGTCAACGGCATCAACCGCTACGTGGCGGAGAAGATCTTCAACCTGGGCGCCGACGTCTTCATCGTCAATAAGACCCCCAACGTCATCACCGACATCGAGACCTTCCTGGAGACCCAGAAGCGCAAGGACCTGACCCTGGAGGACTACCAGGTCCTGCGCGACACCTGCAAGAGCTGCATGATCCTGGGCGCCAGCACCAACACTTCCGACGGCCACGTCAAGTACGGCCAGCAATCCTCCTCCGACACCGGGGTGCGCGGCTGGACGCCCTCCATGGGACGCATCTACGACCTGGAGCTGGTGGAGGGTCGCGGCATCACCGAGAGCGACATGGACACCGCCACCCGCGTGGTGGTCATCGGCAACGACATCGTGGAGAACCTGATGGCGGGCACCGACCCCATCGGCAAGGAGATCCGGGTGGACGGCAACGCCTACACCGTGGTCGGGGTGGCCAAGAAGCAGGGCAAGACCCTGGGCCAGAGCCGCGACAACTGGGTCATGATGCCCATCACCACCTGGCAGCGCCAGTACGGCGCCCACACCCCCATGCGCATCTGGGGCAAGGCCTATGGGGTGGGTGCGGGGCTGGACCGCGCCTTGGACGAGGTGCGGGTCATCCTGCGCGGCCGCCGCCACGACCTCCCCGGCAAGCCCGACTCCTTCGAGATCGAGACCAACCAGAGTTTTCTCAGCCTGTGGGCCTCCATCAGCGAGAACTTTTTCGCCGTGACCATCGCCCTGGCCTCCATCTCGCTGATCATCGGCGGCATCGTGATCATGAACATCATGCTGGTCTCGGTGACCGAGCGCACCCGCGAGATCGGCATCCGCAAGGCGCTGGGGGCGCGCCGCCGCGACGTGATGGCGCAGTTTCTCATCGAGTCCAGCACCATGGCTCTGGTGGGCGGCCTCCTCGGCATCCTGCTGGGCATCCTGGTGGCCAAGACCGTCACCCTGCTCATCGGCATGCCCTCCGCCATCGCTCTGTGGGCGGTGCTGGCCGGGGTGATCGTCTCCACCAGCGTGGGCGTCTTCTTCGGCGTGTACCCGGCGCGGCGCGCCGCCGACCTCGACCCCATCGTCGCCCTGAGGTTCGAACTCTAG
- the glyA gene encoding serine hydroxymethyltransferase — MKNQRMSRPLSEVDPQVAAAIAGEERRQHEGLELIASENFVSEAVLEAMGSVFTNKYAEGYPGKRYYGGCEFTDIVENLARERAKLLFGAEHANVQPHAGSQANMAAYAAVIQPGDTILGLNLAHGGHLTHGHHLNFSGKTYRVVPYGVNKDTETIDYDELEKLALAERPKLIIGGGSAYPRIIDFARMRQIADKVGALYLVDMAHFAGLVAGGVHPSPVPHAQIVTTTTHKTLRGPRAGMILSKQEYAAAIDKTVFPGQQGGPLVHIVAAKAVCFHEAMQPEFKEYARQIVANAKVLAETLAGEGFRVISGGTDTHLMLVDVYSRGMLGNEAEKALGDAGITVNKNAIPFDTNPPLKPSGIRIGTPALTTRGMKEAEMRQVGRWIAEALNNRSDAPALARIRKQVLELCESFPLYAERRARAAVEARA; from the coding sequence ATGAAGAACCAGCGCATGTCCCGCCCGCTCTCGGAAGTGGATCCCCAGGTGGCCGCTGCCATCGCCGGCGAGGAGCGCCGCCAGCACGAGGGCCTGGAGCTGATCGCCTCGGAGAACTTCGTCAGCGAGGCCGTGCTCGAGGCCATGGGCTCGGTCTTCACCAACAAGTACGCCGAGGGCTATCCCGGCAAGCGCTACTACGGCGGCTGCGAGTTCACCGACATCGTGGAGAACCTGGCCCGCGAGCGCGCCAAGCTCCTCTTCGGCGCCGAGCACGCCAACGTCCAGCCCCACGCCGGCTCCCAGGCCAACATGGCCGCCTACGCCGCCGTCATCCAGCCCGGCGACACCATCCTCGGACTCAACCTGGCCCACGGCGGCCACCTCACCCACGGCCATCATCTGAACTTTTCCGGCAAGACCTACCGCGTGGTGCCCTACGGCGTGAACAAGGACACCGAGACCATCGACTACGACGAACTGGAGAAGCTGGCGCTCGCGGAGCGCCCCAAGCTCATCATCGGCGGCGGCTCCGCCTATCCCCGCATCATCGACTTCGCGCGCATGCGGCAGATCGCCGACAAGGTGGGCGCCCTCTACCTGGTGGACATGGCGCACTTCGCCGGGCTGGTGGCTGGGGGCGTGCATCCCTCGCCCGTGCCCCACGCCCAGATCGTGACCACTACCACCCACAAGACGCTGCGTGGGCCGCGCGCCGGCATGATCCTCTCCAAGCAGGAGTACGCCGCCGCCATCGACAAGACCGTTTTCCCCGGGCAGCAGGGCGGGCCGTTGGTGCACATCGTGGCCGCCAAGGCGGTGTGCTTCCACGAAGCCATGCAGCCGGAGTTCAAGGAGTACGCCCGCCAGATCGTGGCCAACGCCAAGGTCTTGGCCGAGACCCTGGCCGGCGAGGGCTTCCGCGTGATCTCCGGCGGCACCGACACCCACCTCATGCTGGTCGACGTCTACAGCCGCGGCATGCTGGGCAACGAGGCGGAGAAGGCGCTGGGCGACGCCGGCATCACCGTCAACAAGAACGCCATCCCCTTCGACACCAACCCGCCGCTCAAACCCAGTGGCATCCGCATCGGGACGCCCGCGCTCACCACCCGCGGCATGAAGGAGGCGGAGATGCGCCAGGTCGGCCGCTGGATCGCCGAGGCGCTCAACAACCGCTCCGACGCCCCCGCCCTGGCCCGCATCCGCAAGCAGGTGCTGGAGCTGTGCGAGAGCTTCCCGCTCTATGCCGAGCGCCGCGCCCGCGCCGCGGTGGAAGCCCGGGCCTGA
- the dnaB gene encoding replicative DNA helicase, which translates to MATTDYSLDRGLPASVDAERAILGAVLLDNLAFHQAAEALRPDDFSLDSHRRIFARMGELSEAGRGIDIITLSEGLAAKKELEAIGGVGYLSSLTDGVPKRANIEHHVKIVRDKALLRGLIHAAQAAIVQASEQSEPAEEILDAAESAIFKLSDDRIGSGFLGVKEIVKDSFGSIDALYSRGQRITGLETHYADLDGMTSGLQPSELVIIAARPSMGKTAFALNIAENAAVMDKKVVGVFSLEMSREALLLRLLCSQARVDSHKLRTGFLGREDFEKLVAALGALNDAPIFIDDTPGISLHEMRAKCRRLQQTQGQLDLVIVDYLQLMSPSGLGGKRYENRTQEVSAMSRGLKALAKELRVPVVALSQLSRAPESRGGDHRPQLSDLRESGSIEQDADVVAFIFREEVYKPDDPDLDGLAELIIAKQRNGPTGKIELVFIKRSTRFESRAVGE; encoded by the coding sequence ATGGCCACCACCGACTACAGTCTCGACCGCGGCCTGCCCGCCAGCGTGGACGCCGAGCGCGCCATCCTGGGCGCCGTCCTGCTCGACAACCTGGCCTTCCACCAGGCGGCCGAGGCGCTGCGCCCCGACGACTTCTCCCTCGACTCCCACCGCCGCATCTTCGCCCGCATGGGCGAACTCTCCGAGGCGGGCCGCGGCATCGACATCATCACCCTGAGCGAGGGCCTGGCCGCCAAGAAAGAACTGGAGGCCATCGGCGGCGTCGGCTACCTCTCTTCGCTCACCGACGGCGTGCCCAAGCGCGCCAACATCGAGCACCACGTCAAGATCGTGCGCGACAAGGCGCTCTTGCGCGGCCTCATCCACGCCGCCCAGGCCGCCATCGTGCAGGCCTCGGAGCAGTCGGAGCCCGCCGAGGAGATCCTCGACGCCGCCGAATCCGCCATCTTCAAGCTCTCCGACGACCGCATCGGCTCCGGTTTCCTGGGGGTGAAGGAGATCGTGAAGGACTCCTTCGGCTCCATCGACGCGCTCTACTCGCGCGGCCAGCGCATCACCGGTCTGGAGACCCACTACGCCGACCTGGACGGCATGACCAGCGGCCTGCAGCCCTCCGAACTGGTGATCATCGCCGCCCGCCCCTCCATGGGCAAGACCGCCTTCGCTCTCAACATCGCCGAGAACGCCGCCGTCATGGACAAGAAGGTGGTCGGCGTCTTCTCCCTGGAAATGTCGCGCGAGGCGCTACTGCTGCGCCTGCTGTGCTCGCAGGCCCGCGTGGACTCGCACAAGCTGCGCACCGGCTTTTTGGGGCGCGAGGATTTCGAGAAGCTGGTGGCCGCGCTGGGTGCCCTCAACGACGCCCCCATCTTCATCGACGACACCCCCGGCATCTCCCTGCACGAGATGCGCGCCAAGTGCCGGCGCCTGCAGCAGACCCAGGGGCAGCTCGACCTGGTGATCGTGGACTACCTGCAACTGATGTCGCCCAGCGGGCTGGGCGGCAAGCGCTACGAGAACCGGACGCAGGAGGTCTCGGCCATGTCGCGCGGGCTGAAGGCGCTGGCCAAGGAACTGCGCGTGCCGGTGGTCGCGCTCTCCCAGTTGAGCCGCGCCCCCGAAAGCCGCGGCGGCGATCATCGCCCCCAGCTCTCCGACCTGCGCGAGTCCGGCTCCATCGAGCAGGACGCCGACGTGGTCGCCTTCATCTTCCGCGAGGAGGTTTACAAGCCCGACGATCCCGACCTCGACGGCCTGGCCGAACTCATCATCGCCAAGCAGCGCAACGGTCCCACCGGCAAGATCGAGCTGGTGTTCATCAAGCGCTCCACCCGCTTCGAATCGCGGGCGGTAGGCGAGTAG
- a CDS encoding sigma-70 family RNA polymerase sigma factor yields LMKAVDKFEYRRGYKFSTYATWWIRQAITRAIADQARTIRIPVHMIETINKLIRTSRQLVQELGREPTSEEIAKRMDIPVAKVRKVLKIAQEPISLETPIGEEEDSHLGDFIEDRGVVSPADAVININLKEQTAHVLRTLTAREEKVIKMRFGLEDGSEHTLEEVGQSFAVTHERIRQIEAKALRKLRHPSRSRKLRAFMDGVQD; encoded by the coding sequence CTGATGAAGGCGGTGGACAAGTTCGAGTACCGCCGCGGCTACAAGTTCTCCACCTACGCCACCTGGTGGATCCGCCAGGCCATCACCCGCGCCATCGCCGACCAGGCCCGCACCATCCGCATCCCCGTGCACATGATCGAGACCATCAACAAGCTCATCCGCACCTCCCGCCAACTGGTGCAGGAGCTGGGTCGCGAGCCTACCTCGGAGGAGATCGCCAAGCGCATGGACATCCCCGTGGCCAAGGTGCGCAAGGTGCTCAAGATCGCGCAGGAGCCCATCTCGCTGGAGACCCCCATCGGCGAGGAGGAGGACAGCCACCTGGGCGACTTCATCGAGGACCGGGGCGTGGTCTCGCCCGCTGACGCGGTCATCAACATCAACCTCAAGGAGCAGACGGCGCACGTGCTCAGGACCCTCACCGCCCGCGAGGAGAAGGTCATCAAGATGCGCTTCGGGCTGGAGGACGGCAGCGAGCACACGCTCGAGGAAGTGGGGCAGTCGTTCGCGGTCACCCACGAGCGCATCCGCCAGATCGAGGCCAAGGCGCTGCGCAAGCTCCGCCACCCCTCGCGCTCGCGCAAACTGCGCGCCTTCATGGACGGCGTGCAGGACTGA